Proteins encoded together in one Aminobacter aminovorans window:
- a CDS encoding SDR family NAD(P)-dependent oxidoreductase, with the protein MQGNFLLEHENIADKFASGNAGGFQMFELDLSGRHVVIAGGSRGLGLHTALAFAEAGASVSICARGKGDLDDARERIAMHGVIAHAAFCDLAEHASIMAYVEDAAAKLGGIDVLVNNATGKASSDTEQDWAASLSIDVLATVRASSAAQPYLEKGTNPAIINISSRTAFAPAPTTPAYGAAKAAIMHFTQSQAAALASKGIRVNCVAPSSLEFPGGWWDKCRVENPELYIRTQASFPFGRFGTPEDITRVIMFLASPLSGWITGQTLLADGGQTLQ; encoded by the coding sequence ATGCAAGGAAATTTTCTCCTTGAGCATGAAAATATTGCAGATAAGTTCGCCAGCGGGAATGCGGGAGGGTTTCAGATGTTCGAGCTCGATCTGAGCGGGCGCCATGTCGTCATCGCCGGCGGCAGCAGGGGGCTTGGGCTCCACACCGCGCTTGCCTTCGCTGAGGCTGGGGCCTCGGTGTCGATCTGCGCCCGCGGTAAAGGCGACCTGGACGATGCCCGAGAGAGGATCGCAATGCACGGTGTCATCGCCCACGCGGCCTTTTGTGACCTCGCCGAGCACGCTTCGATCATGGCCTATGTCGAGGACGCTGCTGCCAAGCTTGGCGGCATCGACGTCCTGGTGAACAACGCCACCGGCAAGGCCAGTTCCGACACCGAACAGGACTGGGCGGCAAGCCTCAGCATCGACGTACTCGCCACCGTTCGCGCATCATCGGCCGCGCAACCCTACCTGGAAAAAGGAACCAATCCGGCGATCATCAACATCTCCTCGCGCACTGCTTTCGCGCCCGCTCCGACTACGCCGGCCTATGGGGCCGCGAAGGCGGCGATCATGCACTTCACCCAGTCGCAAGCCGCGGCACTTGCCAGCAAGGGCATCCGGGTCAACTGCGTTGCGCCTAGTTCCCTGGAATTTCCTGGCGGGTGGTGGGACAAATGCCGGGTTGAGAACCCGGAACTCTACATCAGGACGCAGGCGAGTTTCCCTTTTGGTCGCTTCGGCACACCGGAGGACATCACGCGGGTCATAATGTTCCTCGCCTCGCCACTCAGCGGCTGGATCACCGGCCAGACGCTGCTCGCCGACGGCGGGCAGACATTGCAATGA
- a CDS encoding GntR family transcriptional regulator yields MGDQAILDFLARQLSGESGEPLYRRLEDAIKQAISTTQLKRNAVIPSERTLCDALGISRVTVRKAIDGLVSDGLLDRRQGAKTVVSSRLEKSLATMTSFSEDMRSRGLEPGCVWISREISRPSPAEMMALGISGSEKVVRLRRLRTADDTPIAIEIATLPARFVPDPEAVRESLYEYLEATGALPVRALQRMQAKPATDEERQLLATPEDTSLLVMERRCFLADGQIVEFTQTKYRGDVYDFVIELMR; encoded by the coding sequence ATGGGCGATCAGGCAATCCTCGACTTCCTTGCACGACAGCTTTCGGGCGAGAGCGGCGAGCCGCTCTACCGCCGGCTGGAAGACGCCATCAAGCAGGCTATCTCCACCACCCAACTCAAGCGTAATGCCGTCATACCCAGCGAGCGCACCTTGTGCGATGCGCTTGGCATCTCGCGTGTCACTGTGCGCAAAGCCATCGACGGTCTTGTCTCAGATGGGCTGCTCGACCGTCGCCAGGGTGCCAAGACCGTCGTATCGTCGCGCCTGGAGAAGTCTCTGGCGACCATGACAAGCTTTTCCGAGGACATGCGCTCGCGCGGGCTGGAACCTGGGTGCGTTTGGATTTCGCGAGAGATTTCACGCCCTTCGCCTGCCGAGATGATGGCATTGGGCATCTCCGGCAGCGAAAAGGTCGTGCGCCTGCGCCGCCTGCGCACCGCCGACGACACGCCGATCGCCATCGAGATCGCCACGCTGCCAGCCCGCTTCGTTCCCGATCCCGAGGCAGTCAGGGAATCGCTCTACGAATATCTCGAGGCCACTGGTGCCCTGCCCGTCCGGGCGCTGCAGCGGATGCAAGCCAAGCCCGCCACGGACGAGGAACGCCAGCTTCTCGCCACGCCCGAAGACACCTCGCTGCTGGTCATGGAGCGCCGCTGCTTCCTCGCCGACGGCCAGATCGTCGAATTCACCCAGACTAAATATCGCGGCGACGTTTACGACTTCGTCATCGAACTGATGCGATAA
- a CDS encoding N-acetylmannosamine-6-phosphate 2-epimerase, whose product MPLDFKALDNGLIVSCQPVKGGAMDKAEMVVGFALAAIDGGAAALRIESAEYVAAVRAATDRPIVGLIKRDLADTPVRITPWLDDVDALAAAGADVIAYDATQRVRPVLTRALVERIHSHRRAAMADCSILADAEQALAEGADVVGSTLAGYTGPVEPTEPDFALISAMRKLTPHVVAEGNVRTPAQAQQALASGASMVVVGSAITRPEYVTSWFRAALDETIAKAGA is encoded by the coding sequence GTGCCGCTTGACTTCAAAGCCCTCGACAATGGTCTCATCGTGTCCTGCCAGCCTGTTAAGGGCGGCGCCATGGACAAGGCCGAGATGGTCGTGGGCTTTGCGCTGGCAGCCATCGACGGCGGCGCCGCCGCCCTGCGTATCGAATCTGCCGAATATGTCGCCGCCGTCCGCGCCGCCACCGACAGGCCGATCGTCGGCCTCATCAAGCGCGACCTCGCCGACACGCCCGTCCGCATCACCCCCTGGCTCGACGATGTCGATGCGCTCGCCGCCGCCGGTGCCGACGTCATCGCCTACGACGCCACCCAGCGCGTCCGCCCGGTCTTGACCAGGGCCCTCGTCGAGCGCATCCATTCCCACCGCCGTGCCGCCATGGCTGACTGCTCCATCCTCGCTGACGCAGAGCAGGCACTGGCCGAGGGCGCCGACGTGGTGGGCTCGACGCTCGCCGGCTACACGGGCCCGGTCGAGCCAACGGAACCCGATTTCGCGCTGATATCGGCAATGCGAAAACTCACGCCTCATGTCGTGGCCGAGGGCAATGTCCGCACCCCTGCTCAGGCGCAGCAGGCGCTGGCGTCGGGCGCCTCCATGGTTGTCGTCGGCTCGGCCATCACCCGGCCGGAATATGTGACCTCATGGTTCCGCGCCGCACTCGACGAAACCATCGCCAAAGCGGGAGCGTGA
- a CDS encoding ROK family protein, whose protein sequence is MTDTVLALDIGGTKMLAALVRGDEVVETYKMPTPRSGNPEQWLAPLFNAISGWNGRYDSVGVAVTGIIDDGFWSPLNRKTLDIPDRFPLVATVKRVTGIDAVLAANDAQAAAWGEFSFGAGQSQDLVFLTISTGIGGGIVVNGRLLGGVAGHFGLLRSLDENAGVLEDHVSGNWIAAQAVPHQPGATAREVFEAAASGHAWAQDIIKASVGQTALLCRNIKLMLDPARIVIGGGIGLAPGYLESVRQALGSLPPRLTPQLHAAALGESAGVVGIADLAKRQN, encoded by the coding sequence ATGACCGACACCGTTCTCGCGCTCGACATCGGCGGCACCAAGATGCTCGCGGCACTGGTGCGTGGGGATGAGGTCGTCGAAACCTACAAGATGCCAACGCCACGCAGCGGCAATCCCGAGCAGTGGCTGGCACCTCTGTTCAACGCGATATCGGGTTGGAATGGCCGCTACGACAGCGTCGGTGTCGCCGTGACCGGCATTATCGACGACGGTTTTTGGTCACCGCTCAACCGCAAGACCCTAGATATTCCCGACCGCTTCCCGCTCGTCGCCACCGTAAAAAGGGTCACCGGCATCGATGCGGTGCTCGCTGCCAACGATGCCCAGGCAGCGGCCTGGGGCGAGTTCTCTTTTGGTGCCGGCCAGAGCCAGGATCTCGTCTTCCTCACCATCTCCACGGGCATCGGCGGCGGCATCGTCGTCAACGGCCGCCTGCTTGGCGGGGTCGCCGGACATTTCGGCCTGCTGCGCAGCCTTGATGAAAATGCAGGCGTTCTCGAGGACCATGTGTCCGGCAACTGGATCGCTGCACAGGCAGTGCCGCACCAGCCCGGCGCCACCGCGCGCGAGGTCTTCGAAGCAGCCGCTTCGGGCCATGCCTGGGCGCAGGACATCATAAAGGCATCGGTGGGCCAGACCGCCCTCCTGTGCCGCAACATCAAGCTCATGCTCGACCCTGCCCGCATTGTCATCGGCGGCGGCATCGGCCTTGCACCTGGCTATCTCGAATCCGTCCGGCAGGCGCTGGGAAGCCTGCCGCCACGGCTCACCCCGCAGCTTCATGCAGCAGCACTCGGCGAGAGCGCCGGCGTCGTGGGCATTGCGGATCTAGCAAAACGTCAGAACTGA
- a CDS encoding extracellular solute-binding protein, with the protein MTFSTLRKGGLIAAAIASLMASPAFAKVTVLGWPGGPEETALRAAADAYNAKADVTDANKVELLFFNRDGFWDKLQADLAAGSKAFDANLLATYSIGRYAPFMEPVELSDEAKVVYGDSVLSTMQYEGKQFGVPTDLSLHFMYYRKDLIEALLKDDAAKAKFAEISEKHLGKKLEPKNPNEWTWDDYAATALYFTQAVNPDSPTRYGTVLQLKNLLFNMMVFQSLPRSYGGNWMDESGKVTVNSDAYRKGLEIYKLLYDAGATPRDSLSYEFAEANAAYASGQVAAMMQWNAAASDLTSKEKSPTVAEVTETIAPPAGPEGRFTHIHGLGFGLNKNAENKDGAKAFIKWLSSKEAALIYAKNNGAPALTPDVVKEVATERPDLVKLGEYASKYGYVMNGGTSAKALSVYELQAKEFTGYWSGQQSLDDALANTEKGMAELLK; encoded by the coding sequence ATGACATTTTCAACGCTCAGAAAGGGCGGCCTGATCGCGGCCGCGATCGCCAGCCTGATGGCGAGCCCCGCTTTCGCCAAGGTGACAGTGCTCGGCTGGCCGGGCGGTCCCGAGGAGACCGCGTTGCGCGCCGCTGCCGATGCCTACAACGCCAAGGCTGATGTCACCGACGCCAACAAGGTCGAGCTGTTGTTCTTCAACCGCGACGGCTTCTGGGACAAGCTGCAGGCCGACCTGGCCGCCGGCTCGAAGGCTTTCGACGCCAATCTGCTCGCCACCTACTCCATTGGCCGCTACGCGCCATTCATGGAACCGGTCGAGCTTTCGGATGAGGCGAAGGTCGTCTATGGCGACTCCGTGCTGTCTACCATGCAGTATGAAGGCAAGCAGTTCGGCGTTCCGACCGATCTCTCGCTGCACTTCATGTACTACCGCAAGGACCTGATCGAGGCTCTGCTGAAGGACGACGCGGCCAAGGCGAAGTTCGCCGAAATCTCGGAGAAGCACCTCGGCAAGAAGCTCGAGCCCAAGAACCCGAACGAGTGGACGTGGGACGACTATGCGGCGACCGCGCTGTATTTCACCCAGGCGGTCAACCCGGACAGCCCGACCCGCTACGGCACCGTGCTGCAACTCAAGAACCTGCTTTTCAACATGATGGTGTTCCAGTCGCTGCCGCGTTCTTATGGCGGCAACTGGATGGACGAGAGCGGCAAGGTCACGGTCAATTCCGACGCCTACCGCAAGGGCCTCGAGATCTACAAGCTGCTCTATGACGCCGGCGCCACCCCTCGCGACTCGCTGTCCTACGAGTTCGCCGAGGCCAATGCCGCCTACGCCTCGGGCCAGGTTGCCGCGATGATGCAGTGGAACGCCGCGGCATCCGACCTGACCTCCAAGGAGAAGTCGCCAACGGTTGCCGAGGTCACCGAGACCATCGCGCCGCCGGCCGGACCCGAGGGGCGCTTCACCCACATCCATGGCCTCGGCTTCGGCCTCAACAAGAACGCCGAGAACAAGGATGGCGCCAAGGCCTTCATCAAGTGGCTATCGTCGAAGGAAGCGGCACTTATCTACGCCAAGAACAACGGTGCGCCGGCGCTCACGCCCGACGTCGTCAAGGAAGTGGCGACCGAGCGTCCCGATCTGGTCAAGCTCGGCGAGTACGCCAGCAAATACGGCTACGTCATGAACGGCGGCACCTCGGCCAAGGCACTCTCGGTCTACGAGCTTCAGGCCAAGGAGTTCACCGGCTACTGGTCGGGCCAACAGTCACTCGACGACGCCCTTGCCAACACCGAAAAGGGCATGGCTGAGCTGCTCAAGTAG
- a CDS encoding carbohydrate ABC transporter permease produces the protein MTTISQRAPSSEFRLLAVPLVLFLLVFLGFPAIFNLVYSVSEVSFETLRSPEISGFSNFAAVWNDSSFWQASWFSFRFGLLTAVLECSLGLFLAIFLSPLVERRSWLMAILMLPLMVAPALVGLMYRLVLHEFVGPVPYYLWTWFGASFSFLGPTSAFWTLTVVETLQWTPFAFLLFYMAYQAIPKEIVEASAMDGARYRHRLCYIELPLMAPTIVVALLIRFIDGFRVFDNVYVLTGSGPGGSTASLSIYIYEAFFKQGAIGKAVAASVILFVVSFAVLYGLNALAARRKGAR, from the coding sequence ATGACAACGATTTCGCAACGCGCCCCCTCGTCCGAATTCCGGTTGCTGGCAGTCCCGCTGGTGCTGTTCCTGCTCGTCTTCCTCGGCTTCCCGGCGATCTTCAACCTCGTCTACTCGGTCTCCGAGGTCAGCTTCGAGACCCTGCGCAGCCCCGAGATATCAGGCTTTTCCAACTTCGCGGCAGTCTGGAACGACAGTTCGTTCTGGCAAGCGAGCTGGTTTTCATTCCGCTTCGGTCTGCTCACCGCAGTGCTCGAATGCTCGCTCGGCCTGTTCCTCGCCATCTTTCTTTCGCCGCTCGTCGAAAGGCGCAGTTGGCTGATGGCGATCCTGATGCTGCCGCTCATGGTTGCGCCGGCGCTTGTCGGCCTGATGTACCGCCTCGTGCTGCACGAATTCGTCGGCCCCGTGCCCTACTATCTCTGGACCTGGTTCGGCGCGAGCTTCTCGTTCCTCGGGCCGACTTCGGCCTTCTGGACGCTGACAGTGGTCGAGACGCTGCAGTGGACACCCTTTGCCTTCCTGCTCTTCTACATGGCTTACCAAGCCATCCCCAAGGAGATCGTCGAGGCCTCTGCCATGGACGGCGCGCGCTATCGCCACCGTCTCTGCTACATCGAGCTGCCGCTGATGGCGCCGACGATCGTTGTCGCCCTGCTCATTCGCTTCATCGACGGCTTCCGCGTCTTCGACAATGTCTATGTGCTGACCGGCAGCGGCCCTGGCGGCTCCACCGCCTCGCTGTCGATCTACATCTATGAAGCCTTCTTCAAGCAGGGTGCCATCGGCAAGGCAGTCGCCGCCTCGGTCATCCTGTTCGTGGTGTCGTTCGCTGTCCTCTACGGGCTCAACGCACTTGCCGCGCGCCGCAAGGGAGCCCGCTGA
- a CDS encoding carbohydrate ABC transporter permease, which produces MINALRWIVFAIAALAMNFPILVTLSTSFKSARELSTNPGLWVYAPTLENYATVFTVSDRLNIFLYLMNSIAVAALGTLLAVALALPAAYAIARGKLGERTLLPLIVNLRAVPLIIFAIPLYMMFQWLSLLDTRLGLGLILAIVNLPLALVILVNAIRDLPGELDEAALMDGATRFQILAKVIAPLCRPALVTSLIFGFITAWNEFLFGLMLTTSKAVPITVGASFFFAASGGGVQWGVASAVMIVGALPPMLLGLIMYRQISGSMTAGAVKG; this is translated from the coding sequence ATGATCAACGCCCTCCGCTGGATCGTCTTTGCCATCGCCGCCCTTGCGATGAATTTCCCGATCCTCGTCACGCTCTCGACCTCGTTCAAGAGCGCGCGCGAACTGTCGACCAATCCCGGCCTTTGGGTCTATGCGCCGACGCTCGAAAACTACGCCACCGTCTTCACGGTGTCCGACCGGCTCAACATCTTCCTCTACCTGATGAACAGCATTGCGGTCGCTGCCCTCGGCACATTGCTCGCTGTGGCGCTCGCCTTGCCAGCGGCCTACGCGATCGCCCGCGGCAAGCTCGGCGAACGCACGCTGCTGCCGCTCATCGTCAACCTGCGCGCCGTGCCGCTGATCATCTTCGCCATCCCGCTCTACATGATGTTCCAGTGGCTTTCGCTACTCGACACGCGCCTCGGCCTCGGCCTGATCCTTGCCATCGTCAACCTGCCGCTGGCGCTGGTGATCCTGGTCAACGCCATCCGCGACCTGCCAGGCGAGCTCGACGAGGCGGCGCTGATGGACGGCGCGACGCGCTTCCAGATTCTGGCCAAGGTCATCGCGCCGCTGTGCCGACCGGCCCTCGTTACCAGCCTGATCTTCGGCTTCATCACCGCCTGGAACGAGTTCCTGTTCGGCCTGATGCTGACCACGTCGAAGGCCGTGCCGATCACCGTCGGCGCCTCGTTCTTCTTTGCCGCCAGCGGCGGCGGCGTGCAGTGGGGTGTCGCCTCGGCCGTCATGATCGTCGGCGCGCTGCCGCCAATGCTGCTCGGCCTCATCATGTATCGCCAGATCAGCGGCTCGATGACAGCAGGCGCGGTCAAGGGCTGA
- a CDS encoding ABC transporter ATP-binding protein: MATISLQKAGKRYGGTEIIRDLDLDISDGEFVVIVGPSGCGKSTLLRMIAGLEETTSGHLLIDGRDVTKAPPVERQLAMVFQSYALYPHMTVRQNMGFGLKLAKLSPDAIKAKVDQAADTLKLAHLLDRYPRQLSGGQRQRVAIGRAIVRQPVAFLFDEPLSNLDAALRVDMRLEIAKLHRALGATMIYVTHDQVEAMTLADRIVVLKEGRVMQHGSPHELYERPANLFVAQFIGSPKMNVLACAPSGDGKLDLSGQGALSIAFSGAPTQLGARPEHLTLVASNEGNCRGTVEVAEYLGGNTSVFVRNDRLGLINVNAPADTSVRIGETVGIAIDGNRVTLFDENGSAIARAA, encoded by the coding sequence ATGGCTACGATTTCTCTGCAAAAGGCCGGCAAGCGTTATGGCGGCACCGAGATCATCCGGGATCTCGACCTCGACATTTCAGACGGCGAGTTCGTCGTCATCGTCGGCCCGTCCGGCTGCGGCAAGTCCACGCTTTTGCGCATGATCGCCGGCCTCGAGGAGACCACCTCCGGCCACCTGCTGATCGACGGCCGCGACGTCACCAAGGCGCCGCCGGTCGAGCGCCAGCTCGCCATGGTGTTCCAATCCTACGCGCTTTATCCACACATGACCGTGCGCCAGAACATGGGCTTCGGCCTCAAGCTGGCGAAACTGTCGCCGGATGCGATCAAGGCCAAGGTCGATCAGGCCGCCGACACGCTGAAGCTCGCCCATTTGCTCGACCGCTACCCGCGCCAGCTCTCGGGCGGCCAGCGCCAGCGCGTCGCCATTGGCCGCGCCATCGTGCGCCAACCGGTCGCCTTTTTGTTCGACGAGCCGCTGTCCAATCTGGACGCAGCACTCCGCGTCGACATGCGGCTTGAGATCGCAAAGCTGCACCGGGCGCTCGGCGCCACGATGATCTATGTCACCCACGACCAGGTCGAAGCGATGACGCTGGCCGACCGCATCGTCGTGCTCAAGGAAGGCCGCGTCATGCAGCATGGCAGCCCACACGAGCTCTACGAGCGTCCCGCCAACCTATTCGTCGCCCAGTTCATCGGCAGCCCCAAGATGAACGTGCTCGCCTGCGCCCCGTCGGGCGATGGCAAACTCGACCTGTCCGGCCAAGGCGCGCTGTCGATTGCCTTCTCCGGCGCGCCGACCCAGCTCGGCGCCCGCCCCGAGCATCTGACGCTCGTCGCCTCCAACGAGGGCAACTGCCGCGGCACGGTCGAGGTCGCCGAATACCTCGGCGGCAACACCAGCGTCTTCGTCCGCAACGACCGCCTCGGCCTGATCAACGTCAACGCGCCTGCAGACACATCAGTCCGCATCGGCGAGACGGTCGGCATCGCAATCGACGGCAACCGAGTGACACTGTTCGATGAAAACGGCTCCGCTATCGCCCGTGCTGCATGA
- a CDS encoding WGR domain-containing protein, whose amino-acid sequence MRRFYGLTLQPTLFGGVSVIRNWGRIGTSGQAMVETHDNPDEAHRALRRLETMKKRRGYEVPGTGSRCDAA is encoded by the coding sequence ATGCGCCGGTTCTACGGCCTAACGCTCCAGCCGACTTTGTTTGGTGGCGTATCGGTCATTCGGAACTGGGGGCGGATTGGCACCAGCGGACAAGCCATGGTCGAAACCCACGATAACCCTGACGAGGCTCATCGAGCGCTGAGACGCCTGGAGACGATGAAGAAGCGACGGGGATACGAGGTGCCAGGTACCGGCAGCAGATGCGACGCTGCATAG
- a CDS encoding helix-turn-helix domain-containing protein, which produces MPTPHYPPAAVRRALRKLGADIHDARRRRRLPMAVVAERAFTSRSTLQRVEAGDTKVSIGIYAGVLLALGLLDGLSQVADISNDSVGQALASADLPKHVHLKRPTGSSRDG; this is translated from the coding sequence ATTCCTACACCACACTACCCTCCCGCCGCGGTTCGGCGAGCGCTGCGCAAACTTGGGGCGGACATCCATGATGCCCGTCGACGCCGACGGCTGCCGATGGCGGTCGTAGCCGAGCGCGCCTTCACGTCTCGCTCGACACTGCAAAGGGTCGAAGCAGGGGATACCAAAGTCAGCATCGGCATTTATGCCGGCGTCCTGCTGGCGCTCGGCCTGCTCGACGGCCTGAGCCAGGTTGCCGACATCAGCAACGACAGCGTTGGTCAGGCGCTCGCCAGCGCCGACCTGCCTAAGCATGTCCACCTCAAGCGGCCAACCGGATCGTCCCGCGATGGCTGA
- the lpdA gene encoding dihydrolipoyl dehydrogenase, whose protein sequence is MSITEIRVPEMGDFKEVAVIEVHIQPGDEVALDQTLIVLESDKASIDVPSPSAGRIASVELAIGQRVSKGALIAIVEAAAGGGEAKPAATHEAPAAVAKPIVAATPSPALGAAPDCDVLVIGGGPGGYSAAFRAADLGQRVILVERDATLGGVCLNVGCIPSKALLHVAAVKEDAERLADHGVAFDTPTLDLDRLRRFKTGVVTKLTDGLKGMARQRKVEVVRGTATFAEANAVDITLFDGASRRIAFAKAIVAAGSMPLKLPFLPDHPRIVDSSGALELPFIPERMLVIGGGIIGLEMATVYSALGARVDVVEQLDKLLPDVDRDVVETWRKRNAHRFDAILLGARVESVIAEEDALVVTTSGEGAGVRRYDLILQSAGRRPAAEALQLVIAGISLDAKGFIEVDAQMRTHNQNVFAVGDVTGNPMLAHKAVHQGHVAAEAATGLKSFMDAKVVPSVAYTDPEIAWVGVTEDAAKAAGRTVEVGKFPWAASGRAIANGADYGLTKLVFDKETHRIIGGAIVGPAAGDMIGEICLAIEMGADAVDIGKTIHPHPTLGETIGMAAEVAEGICTDLPPIRRKPA, encoded by the coding sequence ATGAGCATCACCGAAATCAGGGTGCCCGAAATGGGTGACTTCAAGGAAGTCGCCGTCATCGAGGTGCACATCCAGCCGGGCGACGAGGTCGCGCTTGACCAGACACTGATCGTGCTCGAATCCGACAAGGCCTCGATCGACGTGCCGTCGCCCTCCGCCGGGCGCATCGCCTCCGTCGAACTGGCCATCGGCCAGCGCGTTTCCAAGGGCGCGCTGATCGCCATCGTGGAAGCGGCAGCGGGCGGAGGCGAAGCCAAGCCTGCTGCCACTCATGAAGCGCCGGCCGCAGTTGCGAAGCCGATCGTAGCAGCCACGCCATCACCTGCCCTGGGTGCCGCGCCCGATTGCGACGTGCTGGTGATCGGCGGCGGACCGGGCGGCTATTCCGCTGCCTTCCGCGCCGCCGATCTCGGACAACGCGTGATCCTAGTGGAGCGCGACGCCACGCTCGGTGGTGTCTGCCTCAATGTCGGCTGCATTCCCTCCAAGGCGCTGTTGCATGTCGCGGCGGTCAAGGAGGACGCCGAGCGCCTCGCCGACCATGGCGTCGCCTTCGACACGCCCACCCTTGATCTCGACAGGCTGCGCCGCTTCAAGACCGGTGTCGTCACCAAGCTCACCGATGGGCTGAAGGGCATGGCCCGGCAGCGCAAGGTCGAGGTTGTCAGGGGCACGGCGACGTTTGCCGAGGCCAATGCGGTCGACATCACGTTGTTTGATGGAGCAAGCCGCAGGATCGCCTTCGCCAAGGCAATCGTCGCCGCAGGCTCGATGCCGCTTAAGCTGCCGTTCCTGCCCGACCACCCGCGGATCGTCGATTCCTCCGGCGCGCTCGAACTGCCGTTCATCCCCGAACGCATGCTGGTCATTGGCGGTGGCATCATCGGGTTGGAGATGGCCACAGTCTACAGCGCGCTCGGCGCACGCGTGGACGTGGTCGAACAGCTCGACAAGTTGCTGCCCGATGTCGATCGTGACGTGGTCGAGACCTGGCGCAAGCGCAACGCTCACCGCTTCGACGCGATCCTTCTGGGTGCGCGTGTCGAAAGCGTCATCGCCGAGGAAGATGCCCTTGTCGTGACGACAAGCGGTGAGGGGGCGGGCGTGCGACGCTACGACCTGATCCTGCAATCGGCAGGCCGGCGACCAGCGGCCGAGGCGCTGCAACTTGTCATAGCGGGCATTAGCCTCGACGCCAAGGGGTTCATCGAAGTCGATGCGCAGATGCGCACGCATAACCAGAACGTCTTTGCCGTCGGCGATGTCACCGGCAACCCGATGCTGGCGCACAAGGCGGTGCACCAGGGCCACGTCGCTGCGGAGGCGGCAACCGGGCTCAAGAGTTTCATGGACGCCAAGGTCGTGCCGTCGGTCGCCTATACCGACCCGGAGATCGCATGGGTCGGCGTGACCGAGGACGCCGCCAAGGCAGCGGGCCGCACTGTCGAGGTCGGCAAGTTCCCATGGGCAGCGTCCGGCCGGGCCATTGCCAATGGCGCGGACTACGGCCTGACCAAGCTGGTGTTCGACAAGGAGACGCACCGCATCATCGGCGGCGCCATCGTCGGCCCGGCCGCTGGCGATATGATCGGCGAGATCTGCCTGGCGATCGAGATGGGAGCGGATGCCGTCGATATCGGCAAGACCATCCACCCGCATCCGACGCTCGGCGAGACCATCGGCATGGCCGCCGAAGTTGCCGAAGGCATTTGTACCGACCTGCCGCCCATTAGAAGGAAGCCTGCTTAA